TAATTGGTACAGACCACTTGGCAGTCACTGACGACGGAGAACGTAGCCCACGTTGGAGAACAGAACGAGAACGGCGACCCCCAGTCGCGTCAAGTTCGTGTACTTCTCGGGGTGAACGTCGAGGTCACGCCCAGGCTGCGACCGCCAGACGTCCCCATATCGTACGCCTCCCCCACCACCGCCCACGACTCGGCGGCAGATCACGGCTCGGCGGTGGCGGCTTTCCAGGCGTCCACGACGCCGTGTCCGTAGAAGCCGTTGTCGGCCGTGTCGCCCTGGCATTCCTGCGTCACGGTCTGGCCGTAGGTCTTGTACACGTACTGGCGGGGCGTCGGGCACGCCTTCGGGGTCGCCGTCTTGTACAGCAGGTCCTCGACCGTGGCGGGAGAGAGCTCGAGCCCGCCCTTGCCGGGCTTGCCGAAGCGGCTGACGAGGATCGCCGCGACGCCCGTGGCGTGGGGGGCGGCCATGGAGGTGCCGTCGAGGTACTGGTAGTAGGAGCAGGGGCCGGCCGTGCAGTCCTTGACGACGTCCGCGCCCTTGGGCTCGCCCTTGGCGTCGATGCGGCCGGCGGCCCGCAGCACGCGCTCGGGCGCGGCGGCCAGGATCGACCTGGTGGCCTTGGCGCCCTCGCCGTCCACCGCGTCGCCGCCGGGCGCGGCGAGGTCGGTCTGCTCGGTGCCGTAGTCGCTGTAGATCGCCTTGCGGCCGGAGGGTCCGAGCGCGGAGACGGAGATGACGCCGTTCGACTCGGCCGGCACGTCGATGCAGGAGTTGTCGATCCGGCGGACCTTCTTCTCGCCCGCCGGGTAGCCGGGGCTCTCCTTGTCGACCTTGGGGTTGCCGAGGTCGACGGATTCGTTGCCGAGGGCGGAGATGAGCGTGACGTTGTGCTGGCGGGCGTAGTCGAGCGCGCGCTGCATGCCGGTGATGATGGCCTGCTGTTCGAGCTGCTGCTTCTTGGTGTCGGCCGGGTTGGCCGTGCAGTTGAACAGCCAGGGGTCGACGTAGTAGCTCATGTTCACGACGTCCACGCCGATGTCGGCGGCGTAGGTGAGCGCGTCGAGGCTGGGCTTGAGGAAGAAGTACCCGGAGTCCTGCCCGGCCCGGATGTTCACGATCTGGACGTTCGGGGCCACGCCCGCGATGCCGATGCCGTTGATGGGCGAGGCGATCGTGCTGGCCACGTGGGTGCCGTGGCCGTCGTCGTCCTCGTCCACGGGGTCCTTGCAGCCGCTGACCTCGCAGGGGCCGTCGAGCGTGTCGCCGTCCTCGTCCTTGGGCTTGTCGGTGACGAAGTTGCGGCTGAGCTCGCGGTTGAAGTTGGGGGCGATGTCGGGGTGCTTGCCGTCCACGCCGGTGTCGATGACGCCGACCAGCACCTGCCTGCTGCCGGGAACCTTGGCGTTGGCGCGGTCGGCGCCGATCATCCGCATGTCCCACTGGCGGCCCGCCAGCGGCTCTCCCGAGCGGCTCCTGGTGAACGATCCCGCGTCGGGGAAGGCCGCTGACCGCGCCGTCACACCCGCCCCGGCGTGGTTGGTGGCGAAGCCGATGCTCCGGTCGGGGGACACTCCGACGACGGCCCGGTCGGCGCCCACCTGCTCCACGAATCCGCCGCTGCCCGAGGCCATGAGGTAGCCGAGCCTGGCGTCCCCTCCCACCGTGGTCCCGCCTGCCCGCTCGACGGCCTCCTGCGCCTGGCGCTGCTGTCCTTGGGCGTAGAAGACGAGGTATTCGGGGCCCGTGGGGGCAGCGGGTTTGCGCGGGGCCGTGGCCGGGGTGGAGGCGGAACAGGCGGTGAACGCGGCCATGGCGGCAAGCGCCATCAAGCCAGAGGCGACTCGCCGCATGCTTCCCCCATCCACCCAGTGCCGCAGATTCTGCATCTTCCCGACAGTCATCAGCTGATGCAACTTCGTAGTGAAATTTCGGACGGTAAGGAGCGAAGCGGACCCGAGGCATGGGATCCGCTTCACCTCAGGTCAGGCCGGCGTACCCGGCGCGGGCTCCACCTTGGCCCCGGTTTGGGCCGCGGGCTCGGACGCGTGCTCCAGGCGCATCCACCGACATAAAAGCGCCCGCCGTACAGGGCGGGCGCTTTCTGCGGAGCATCGGTCAGCGGGCGAGGTCGATCTTGACGCCGCCCAGCATGACCTGGCGAGGCATGGGGCGGCTCAGGAACTCGTGCGGGAACCCCAGGTCCACCCTGCTGGCCTCCTCCA
This genomic interval from Nonomuraea helvata contains the following:
- a CDS encoding S8 family peptidase, with the translated sequence MALAAMAAFTACSASTPATAPRKPAAPTGPEYLVFYAQGQQRQAQEAVERAGGTTVGGDARLGYLMASGSGGFVEQVGADRAVVGVSPDRSIGFATNHAGAGVTARSAAFPDAGSFTRSRSGEPLAGRQWDMRMIGADRANAKVPGSRQVLVGVIDTGVDGKHPDIAPNFNRELSRNFVTDKPKDEDGDTLDGPCEVSGCKDPVDEDDDGHGTHVASTIASPINGIGIAGVAPNVQIVNIRAGQDSGYFFLKPSLDALTYAADIGVDVVNMSYYVDPWLFNCTANPADTKKQQLEQQAIITGMQRALDYARQHNVTLISALGNESVDLGNPKVDKESPGYPAGEKKVRRIDNSCIDVPAESNGVISVSALGPSGRKAIYSDYGTEQTDLAAPGGDAVDGEGAKATRSILAAAPERVLRAAGRIDAKGEPKGADVVKDCTAGPCSYYQYLDGTSMAAPHATGVAAILVSRFGKPGKGGLELSPATVEDLLYKTATPKACPTPRQYVYKTYGQTVTQECQGDTADNGFYGHGVVDAWKAATAEP